The Terriglobia bacterium sequence TTACGCGGAGAAATACCTCAATCCCTGGGCGGGGTTCTCCGTCCGCGCCACCTACGGCGTCGCGCAGATCATTGCCATTGGCGCCGAGGTCACCGCCGCCGGCATCTACATTTCTTTTTGGTTCCCGCATGTGCCGCAATGGATCTGGGTGGTGTTGGTTTCAGCCGCCCTGGTGGCGCTCAATGCCATGCAGGTGAACCGCCTGGGTGAGTTTGAATACTGGTTTGCCATGATCAAAGTGGCGGCCATCCTGGCTTTCATCATCGTAGGGCTGGCGTTGATTTTTGGTTTTGGCGTTGGCCAAGGACGCCATGCGCTTGGCCTGGCCAATTTGACGCAGCACGGCGGGTTCTTGCCGAATGGATGGAAGGGGGTTTGGCTCTCGCTCACCATCACCGTCACCAGTTATATGGGCGTGGAAATCATCGCGGTCACCGCGGGCGAAGCCGAGCGTCCGGAAGTTACGATTCCGCGCGCCATGCGGAACATTGTTTACCGGCTCATTGGGTTCTACGTCCTGGCGATTGCCATCATGGTGACGATGGTCCCCTGGAACCAGACCGGCGGGTCGTCCGCCCTTTCCGGCAGTCCATTTGTGACCGCGTTTGCCGCGGCGCGCATACCCTTTGCTGCCGCCATTATGAACTTTGTGGTGCTCACGGCCGCCCTCTCCAGCGTGAACACCAACCTTTATTTGGCGACGCGCATGCTTTTCTCTCTTGGCCGCGAGGGCTATGCCCCGGCATGGATGAAGATGGGCAAGGTAAGCAGCAACGGAGTACCGCATCGCGCGCTGCTGGCTTCAACCGCGGGAATCATCATGGCTATCGTGCTTGCGCTCAAAGCGCCTAAAAACGCATTCCTTATTCTCTATGGGGTCGCCGTGGCGGGAATGCTTTTTGTCTGGCTGGTGATTCTCAACACACATTTGCGTTTTCGCAAGGCGCTCAGCCCTGAACGTCTATCAAATTTGCCGATGCGTCTGCGTGCCCATCCATTCTTCACCGTTCTCGGAATTTTGTTGCTCCTCGCTATCGCCGCTACAACTTTTTTTGTTGACGG is a genomic window containing:
- a CDS encoding amino acid permease; its protein translation is MTDPERSQPIAAAGLVEPLPATEPEGLHRRLGQRQLAMMAIGGAIGVGLFLGSSVTIRLAGPAVILSYILGAGIALIMSYALTEMAVVHPVAGAFGVYAEKYLNPWAGFSVRATYGVAQIIAIGAEVTAAGIYISFWFPHVPQWIWVVLVSAALVALNAMQVNRLGEFEYWFAMIKVAAILAFIIVGLALIFGFGVGQGRHALGLANLTQHGGFLPNGWKGVWLSLTITVTSYMGVEIIAVTAGEAERPEVTIPRAMRNIVYRLIGFYVLAIAIMVTMVPWNQTGGSSALSGSPFVTAFAAARIPFAAAIMNFVVLTAALSSVNTNLYLATRMLFSLGREGYAPAWMKMGKVSSNGVPHRALLASTAGIIMAIVLALKAPKNAFLILYGVAVAGMLFVWLVILNTHLRFRKALSPERLSNLPMRLRAHPFFTVLGILLLLAIAATTFFVDGMQWSVPQFLVFLAIISLSYLRSRRAGNAR